The Sulfitobacter sp. S223 genome has a window encoding:
- a CDS encoding AMP-binding protein, giving the protein MPDAVIADFDQEIPREQFNVRSARGASALTALGAGVDVPVAVIMRNDVTQLEIMRAAALAGTVIVALNWHGAADEVNAICEDSNAQFVIIHRDLIAGLEPALKGRTVIGVTPGAALRTAYEISGSAATTGANYPEWQSLVEAQQPLQDREMMRPLMRYTSGSTGAPKGVRRVGAGPRKDFELVLSRVGAEMMQLKPGARYFTAAPIYHSAPSTLTSAALLSDGVSTFVVAKFDPESFLATIQAQRITHIYLVPTMMSRLLKLPEEVKARYDLSSIEYCVSTGSPWPHDLKVAMIDWWGPVFWESYGATEIGFMTMVSSEEALAKPGTAGRMQMGGTVLILDPEGNKLPVGEVGEIHARMDAFGGFDYSNDPESRLAAEKHGHFSVGDLGWLDEDGFLFITDRKKDMIISGGANIFPAEIEAVLMQAPFIRDVAVFGAPYPEFGEQIVAAVEPAEGWLPDVAELMAFLDGKLARFKQPCIVDFHDALPREDSGKIFKPRLREPYWAQAGRKI; this is encoded by the coding sequence ATGCCAGACGCAGTGATTGCCGACTTCGATCAAGAAATCCCGCGCGAACAATTCAACGTGCGTTCTGCGCGTGGCGCCAGTGCTTTGACAGCGCTGGGCGCTGGCGTAGACGTGCCTGTGGCAGTGATCATGCGGAACGATGTCACGCAGCTTGAAATCATGCGCGCGGCCGCTTTGGCGGGAACGGTCATCGTCGCATTGAACTGGCATGGTGCGGCGGATGAAGTGAATGCGATCTGCGAGGACAGCAATGCACAGTTTGTGATCATCCACCGCGATCTTATCGCTGGGCTGGAGCCCGCCTTAAAGGGGCGTACCGTTATCGGTGTTACGCCGGGGGCAGCCTTGCGCACCGCGTATGAAATCAGCGGAAGCGCTGCCACGACTGGCGCTAATTACCCTGAATGGCAGTCCTTGGTTGAGGCGCAGCAGCCATTGCAAGATCGTGAAATGATGCGCCCGTTGATGCGCTACACGTCGGGTTCAACAGGTGCCCCGAAGGGTGTGCGCCGCGTAGGTGCAGGGCCGCGCAAAGACTTTGAGCTTGTTTTGTCGCGCGTGGGGGCTGAAATGATGCAGCTCAAACCGGGGGCCCGATATTTTACGGCAGCGCCGATCTATCATTCCGCCCCCTCAACACTGACAAGCGCCGCATTGTTGTCAGATGGTGTCTCTACTTTCGTCGTTGCGAAGTTCGATCCCGAATCTTTTTTGGCTACCATACAGGCGCAGCGGATCACACATATCTACCTTGTCCCAACGATGATGAGCCGCCTTTTAAAGCTACCTGAGGAGGTAAAGGCGCGGTACGATCTGTCATCAATCGAATACTGCGTTTCCACCGGGTCACCATGGCCGCATGACCTGAAAGTGGCGATGATTGACTGGTGGGGGCCAGTATTCTGGGAAAGCTATGGCGCGACGGAAATCGGCTTCATGACGATGGTTTCCTCCGAAGAGGCACTGGCAAAGCCGGGAACGGCGGGCCGCATGCAGATGGGAGGCACCGTGCTGATCCTTGATCCGGAGGGAAACAAGCTTCCCGTTGGCGAGGTGGGTGAAATCCATGCGCGGATGGATGCCTTTGGCGGGTTCGATTATTCCAATGACCCCGAAAGCCGATTAGCCGCCGAGAAGCACGGGCATTTTTCCGTGGGTGATCTGGGGTGGCTTGATGAGGACGGGTTCTTGTTCATCACCGATCGCAAGAAAGACATGATCATTTCCGGTGGCGCCAACATCTTCCCAGCCGAAATCGAAGCGGTTCTGATGCAGGCACCTTTTATTCGCGATGTTGCGGTTTTTGGTGCGCCCTATCCTGAATTCGGAGAGCAGATCGTCGCTGCGGTTGAACCTGCTGAAGGATGGCTTCCTGACGTTGCCGAACTGATGGCATTTCTCGACGGTAAGTTGGCGCGGTTCAAGCAGCCTTGTATTGTGGACTTTCACGATGCATTGCCACGAGAAGACAGTGGCAAGATTTTCAAACCTAGACTTCGTGAACCCTATTGGGCGCAGGCCGGACGGAAAATCTAG
- the edd gene encoding phosphogluconate dehydratase, which translates to MSLNAELTKITDRIVARSAQSREAYLARMQAARRQGPSRSHLSCSGQAHAFAAAGPDQGKLASGQGGNLGIVTAYNDMLSAHQPYEKYPKLIRDAVRAKGGTAQVAGGVPAMCDGVTQGEAGMELSLFSRDVIAMAAGVALSHNTFDAAVFLGVCDKIVPGLVIGAQVFGHLPAVFIPAGPMTSGLQNDEKAKVRQQFAAGEVGRDALMAAEMAAYHGPGTCTFYGTANTNQMLMEFMGLHLPASSFINPGEQIRDALTVEAAHRALSMGDLGENYTPVCDILTEKAFVNGMVGLMATGGSTNLLIHLIAMARAGGIILDWQDFSDVSDIVPLLARVYPNGLADVNHFHAAGGLGYMIGQLLEAGLLHPDTKTVAGNGLHHYTQEPFMDGSALAWRDGTAESLNKGILRPTSEPFATSGGLKRLSGTLGTSVIKISAVDPAHHVIEAPVRVFHDQDEVKAAFKAGEFTGDVIVVVRFQGPKANGMPELHSLTPLLGILQGRGYKVALVTDGRMSGASGKVPAAIHVSPEALDGGPIAYLNDGDILRLDAAAGTLEILTDGVLDRAAVTADMSHNHYGTGRELFAPFRNAVGTADTGASVFGN; encoded by the coding sequence GTGAGCCTGAATGCCGAATTGACCAAGATCACCGATCGTATCGTTGCCCGCAGCGCCCAAAGTCGCGAGGCCTATCTTGCGCGGATGCAGGCGGCGCGCCGTCAGGGGCCGTCGCGGAGCCATCTCTCATGTAGTGGACAGGCGCATGCTTTTGCCGCAGCCGGCCCCGATCAGGGAAAGCTTGCCTCGGGGCAGGGCGGTAATCTGGGGATTGTCACAGCCTATAATGACATGCTCTCCGCGCACCAGCCGTATGAGAAGTATCCCAAGTTGATCCGCGATGCGGTGCGGGCGAAGGGTGGCACTGCGCAGGTCGCAGGCGGCGTTCCGGCCATGTGCGATGGGGTGACCCAAGGCGAGGCTGGCATGGAGTTAAGCCTGTTCTCACGCGATGTGATTGCAATGGCGGCTGGCGTGGCGCTGAGCCACAATACTTTTGATGCGGCCGTGTTCCTTGGTGTCTGTGACAAGATCGTGCCGGGCCTTGTGATCGGCGCACAGGTTTTCGGCCACCTTCCTGCAGTGTTCATTCCCGCAGGCCCGATGACCAGTGGTTTGCAGAATGATGAAAAGGCAAAGGTTCGCCAGCAATTCGCGGCGGGTGAGGTTGGTCGCGATGCACTGATGGCGGCAGAAATGGCGGCCTACCACGGGCCAGGCACGTGCACATTCTACGGCACAGCCAACACCAACCAGATGCTGATGGAATTTATGGGCCTGCACCTGCCTGCCTCCAGCTTCATTAACCCGGGCGAGCAAATTCGCGATGCGCTGACGGTTGAGGCCGCGCACCGCGCCTTATCGATGGGTGATCTAGGTGAAAACTACACGCCCGTTTGTGACATTCTGACGGAAAAGGCCTTTGTAAACGGGATGGTCGGCCTGATGGCCACGGGCGGTTCCACAAATTTGCTGATCCACCTTATCGCGATGGCGCGGGCAGGCGGTATCATCCTCGATTGGCAGGATTTCTCGGACGTTTCAGACATCGTGCCGCTTTTGGCGCGGGTCTATCCAAATGGTCTGGCTGATGTGAATCATTTTCATGCAGCAGGCGGGCTTGGCTATATGATCGGGCAGCTGCTTGAGGCAGGGCTACTGCATCCTGACACCAAAACAGTCGCGGGCAATGGGCTGCATCACTACACACAAGAACCGTTCATGGACGGCAGCGCGCTTGCGTGGCGCGACGGCACTGCCGAGAGCCTCAATAAAGGAATTCTGCGCCCCACGTCCGAGCCTTTTGCCACATCAGGTGGGCTTAAGCGTCTTTCGGGCACCCTTGGCACCAGTGTGATCAAGATTTCTGCTGTTGACCCTGCGCACCACGTGATCGAAGCGCCTGTTCGGGTCTTTCATGATCAGGATGAGGTGAAAGCGGCGTTCAAAGCGGGCGAATTCACCGGTGACGTCATCGTTGTTGTGCGTTTTCAGGGGCCGAAGGCCAATGGGATGCCAGAGCTTCACAGCCTCACGCCGCTTTTAGGTATTTTGCAGGGGCGCGGTTACAAGGTCGCGCTGGTTACCGATGGCCGCATGTCCGGTGCATCAGGAAAAGTACCTGCTGCCATTCACGTAAGTCCCGAAGCGCTGGACGGTGGGCCGATTGCCTACCTGAACGACGGCGATATCTTGCGCTTGGATGCCGCTGCTGGCACGCTTGAAATCCTCACCGACGGCGTTCTGGACCGCGCGGCTGTGACTGCCGACATGAGCCACAATCACTACGGTACGGGGCGCGAACTTTTCGCACCGTTCCGCAATGCCGTCGGCACCGCAGATACCGGCGCCTCTGTTTTCGGGAACTGA
- the eda gene encoding bifunctional 4-hydroxy-2-oxoglutarate aldolase/2-dehydro-3-deoxy-phosphogluconate aldolase, protein MKNDTAYIRELAGLAPIIPVLVVEDVAHAIPLAEALVRGGLPVLEVTLRTDAALDVMTAMASVKGARVGAGTLVTAEDVAAAKAAGATFGVSPGAPAALIDACLEAGLPLLPGAATATEAMTLQARGFEVLKFFPAEGAGGVKALKGLGGPLPGISFCPTGGVTLQNAPEYLALPNVVCAGGSWIAPSDLVNAGKWDEIEERARQAAALPR, encoded by the coding sequence ATGAAGAATGACACTGCTTATATTCGTGAACTTGCCGGTTTGGCGCCGATCATACCGGTACTGGTAGTTGAGGATGTTGCGCATGCTATCCCACTTGCCGAAGCACTGGTGCGGGGCGGTTTGCCCGTGCTCGAAGTCACTCTTCGAACAGATGCCGCCTTGGACGTGATGACCGCAATGGCCAGCGTAAAAGGCGCGCGTGTGGGTGCTGGCACCCTTGTTACTGCCGAAGACGTGGCCGCAGCGAAAGCCGCAGGCGCCACATTCGGGGTAAGCCCGGGGGCTCCGGCCGCATTGATTGACGCCTGCCTTGAGGCTGGGCTGCCGTTGCTGCCCGGTGCCGCCACAGCAACCGAAGCCATGACGTTACAGGCGCGTGGATTTGAGGTGTTGAAGTTCTTCCCGGCCGAGGGGGCTGGGGGCGTTAAAGCGCTCAAAGGTCTGGGCGGACCTTTGCCAGGTATTTCGTTCTGCCCGACAGGTGGTGTCACGCTACAGAACGCGCCTGAATATCTTGCGCTGCCCAACGTGGTCTGTGCCGGGGGTAGCTGGATTGCGCCTTCTGATCTGGTCAACGCAGGCAAATGGGATGAGATCGAAGAACGCGCGCGTCAGGCTGCTGCCTTGCCACGATAG
- the cueR gene encoding Cu(I)-responsive transcriptional regulator translates to MNIGEVSGKTGLPAKTIRYYEDIGLVLPQRDPNGYRSFRDTDVHKLAFLGRSRALGFTIEDCRNLLALWDDQDRASADVRAIATEHLARIEQKITDLEDIRDTLSHLVRECAGDQRPNCPILKKLEEL, encoded by the coding sequence ATGAACATCGGAGAAGTTTCAGGGAAAACCGGACTGCCTGCCAAGACCATCCGCTATTACGAAGACATCGGTCTGGTATTGCCGCAGCGTGACCCGAACGGCTACCGCAGCTTCCGCGATACCGATGTCCACAAGCTGGCGTTTCTGGGAAGATCGCGCGCGTTGGGTTTCACTATTGAAGATTGCCGCAATCTATTGGCGCTGTGGGACGATCAGGACCGCGCCAGTGCAGACGTCCGCGCCATCGCGACAGAGCACCTTGCACGGATCGAGCAAAAGATCACGGATTTAGAAGACATCCGAGATACACTATCCCATCTGGTCAGAGAGTGTGCCGGAGACCAACGCCCCAACTGCCCTATCTTGAAGAAACTGGAAGAACTCTAG
- a CDS encoding heavy metal translocating P-type ATPase, whose product MSIEDSLSFHVSNMSCASCVGRVEKSLLAVQGVQDAQVNLANETVRVSGNEDLHAQAIEAALKEAGYPARADTFRFSVENMSCASCVGRVERALTAVPGVISASVNLASEEATVKALGTTSSTIAAAATSAGYRATLITDQTDATNTEDRKAAEAAHLWHMMLLATVLTLPVFILEMGSHAVPAIHHWVMNTLGMATSWTIQFVLTTIVLLWPGRQFYLKGIPALLKRAPDMNSLVALGSGAAWAFSTVALFAPSLLPAGTRVVYFEAAAVIVTLILLGRYLEARAKGRTGQAIAKLIGLRAKTALVERDAQPVETPVDQIMQGDVIHLRPGEKIAVDGIVLRGTSYVDESMITGEPVPVEKGPDAEVVGGTLNGTGALVFRATKVGDDTTLAQIIRMVEDAQGAKLPIQDLVNRITLWFVPAVMAIAVLTFAAWLALGPDPALGRALVAAVAVLIIACPCAMGLATPTSIMVGTGRAAELGVLFRRGDALQGLSGVTTVAFDKTGTLTEGRPELTDFIVSKGFDRAEVLRLVGSVEAMSEHPIATAIARAAQNDGQSLAQGTEFASLTGYGVSAVVEGRKVLVGADRLMIREGVAIDTAHSNGEDLGKKGKTPLYAAIDGRLAAVIAVSDPIKSGTADAIATLHQLGLNVAMITGDNKGTAQAIARQLGIDAIVTEVLPEGKVDAIAQLKSGDRKVAFVGDGINDAPALAHADVGIAIGTGTDIAIEAADVVLMSGDLGGVARALHLSQSTMRNIRQNLFWAFGYNALLIPVAAGLFYPLFGWMLSPALAAGAMALSSVFVVSNALRLRWVAAPSRHSPSAPRALTPAPAE is encoded by the coding sequence ATGAGCATCGAAGATTCCCTTAGCTTTCATGTAAGCAACATGAGCTGCGCATCCTGTGTAGGGCGGGTAGAGAAATCGCTGCTGGCTGTGCAAGGAGTGCAAGATGCGCAAGTGAACCTTGCCAATGAGACTGTTCGCGTTAGTGGAAACGAGGACCTTCACGCCCAAGCAATCGAGGCTGCACTGAAAGAGGCCGGCTATCCAGCGCGGGCGGACACCTTCCGCTTCTCCGTAGAAAACATGTCTTGTGCCTCCTGCGTCGGCAGGGTCGAACGCGCATTGACGGCTGTACCGGGCGTTATCTCGGCCTCGGTCAATCTTGCCAGCGAAGAAGCCACAGTCAAGGCATTGGGAACCACGTCTTCGACCATCGCAGCTGCCGCAACCTCGGCAGGGTACCGCGCAACACTGATCACCGATCAGACCGATGCAACGAACACGGAAGACCGCAAGGCCGCTGAGGCAGCCCACCTATGGCACATGATGCTTTTGGCAACGGTGCTCACTCTGCCGGTATTCATTCTGGAAATGGGTAGCCATGCGGTGCCCGCGATCCATCATTGGGTGATGAACACGCTTGGCATGGCAACCAGTTGGACCATCCAGTTCGTGCTCACCACCATTGTTCTTCTTTGGCCAGGTCGACAGTTTTATCTCAAAGGCATACCCGCGTTATTAAAACGCGCGCCAGACATGAACTCGCTTGTCGCGTTGGGGTCAGGTGCGGCTTGGGCATTTTCGACAGTTGCGTTGTTTGCCCCATCCCTGCTGCCCGCCGGCACACGGGTTGTCTATTTTGAAGCGGCCGCCGTGATTGTCACGCTGATCCTTTTGGGCCGTTATCTGGAAGCCCGCGCAAAGGGGCGCACGGGTCAGGCGATTGCAAAACTGATAGGCTTGCGCGCGAAAACCGCGCTGGTTGAACGTGATGCTCAACCCGTTGAAACACCGGTGGATCAGATCATGCAGGGGGATGTGATCCACCTGCGTCCCGGTGAAAAGATTGCGGTCGACGGGATCGTCCTGCGTGGCACGTCTTATGTCGATGAAAGCATGATCACCGGAGAGCCTGTCCCAGTTGAAAAAGGCCCCGACGCAGAGGTGGTAGGTGGTACCCTCAACGGTACCGGCGCGCTGGTGTTTCGCGCAACCAAAGTCGGGGATGATACGACACTGGCCCAAATCATCCGCATGGTAGAAGACGCGCAGGGTGCCAAGCTGCCGATTCAGGATCTTGTGAACAGAATTACGTTATGGTTCGTACCCGCAGTCATGGCTATCGCAGTTTTGACCTTTGCGGCATGGCTGGCGCTTGGACCAGATCCGGCGTTGGGCCGTGCACTGGTGGCAGCCGTGGCAGTTTTGATCATCGCATGTCCATGCGCAATGGGTCTGGCCACGCCTACATCCATCATGGTCGGCACAGGCCGCGCGGCTGAATTGGGCGTGTTATTCCGGCGCGGAGATGCCTTGCAGGGTTTGAGCGGTGTTACGACCGTGGCTTTTGACAAGACCGGCACGCTGACCGAAGGGCGGCCAGAGCTGACCGATTTCATCGTTTCGAAGGGTTTTGATCGCGCAGAGGTCCTCCGGTTGGTCGGCTCGGTTGAGGCTATGTCAGAGCATCCCATCGCAACCGCCATCGCGCGGGCTGCGCAAAATGACGGGCAGTCACTTGCACAAGGGACGGAGTTTGCCTCGCTGACCGGCTACGGTGTCAGCGCTGTGGTCGAGGGACGCAAGGTTCTTGTCGGGGCGGACCGTTTGATGATCCGCGAAGGCGTGGCGATAGATACCGCACATTCAAACGGCGAGGATTTGGGCAAGAAGGGCAAGACACCGCTTTATGCCGCGATTGACGGGCGGTTGGCCGCCGTCATTGCCGTATCGGATCCGATCAAGTCTGGCACGGCAGATGCTATCGCAACCCTGCACCAACTCGGGTTGAACGTGGCGATGATCACTGGCGACAACAAAGGCACCGCGCAGGCTATCGCGAGACAGCTCGGGATTGATGCTATCGTGACAGAAGTCTTGCCTGAAGGCAAAGTAGATGCGATCGCGCAGTTGAAATCCGGTGACCGAAAGGTTGCCTTTGTCGGTGACGGGATCAATGACGCACCGGCCCTGGCGCACGCAGATGTGGGCATCGCGATCGGCACCGGCACAGACATCGCCATCGAGGCTGCAGATGTCGTGCTGATGTCAGGCGATCTGGGCGGCGTCGCGCGGGCGCTGCATCTTAGTCAAAGCACAATGCGCAATATCCGCCAGAACCTGTTCTGGGCATTCGGGTATAATGCGTTGCTGATCCCCGTCGCGGCTGGCCTGTTCTATCCGCTGTTCGGCTGGATGCTATCGCCCGCTCTGGCGGCAGGCGCCATGGCATTATCGAGCGTGTTTGTTGTCTCCAATGCGCTGCGCCTACGCTGGGTAGCAGCGCCAAGTCGGCACAGCCCAAGCGCCCCCCGCGCGCTAACACCCGCCCCAGCCGAATAG
- a CDS encoding 2-dehydro-3-deoxygalactonokinase translates to MNTAEWIAVNWGMSNLRVWVFGAGNTEIAQLSSDQGVEKLVPDAFEPTLLALVDPYLGVGTVSVICCGMVGAQEGWAEAAFAQAPCAPPDASTALAVKAKDPRLDVRILPGVMQKSPGDVMRGEETQIAGFLAQNPKFFGTLCLPGTHTKWVQISAGEIVSFRTFMTGELFSLLGTQSVLRHSVDSDSWSDAAFQDAVEDAMGSPQQVASRLFGIRADGLVNGLGQGEARARLLGYLVGMELAGARGYWLGQDLALIGAPDLVKLYGDPLAQQGTPSRAFGGDEMVLAGLKTAYETLNQDP, encoded by the coding sequence ATGAATACAGCAGAATGGATCGCGGTTAATTGGGGTATGTCGAACCTGCGGGTTTGGGTATTTGGTGCAGGCAACACCGAAATAGCGCAGCTATCCTCTGATCAGGGTGTGGAAAAGCTGGTACCGGACGCTTTCGAGCCGACCTTGCTGGCGTTGGTCGACCCGTATCTGGGCGTTGGCACAGTATCGGTGATTTGCTGCGGCATGGTAGGCGCGCAGGAAGGCTGGGCAGAGGCGGCTTTTGCCCAAGCGCCCTGTGCGCCGCCCGATGCCAGCACCGCATTGGCGGTGAAGGCCAAGGACCCGCGCCTTGATGTGCGCATTCTGCCCGGTGTGATGCAAAAATCGCCCGGGGATGTCATGCGTGGCGAAGAAACCCAGATCGCTGGATTTCTTGCGCAGAACCCTAAATTCTTTGGCACCCTTTGCCTACCCGGCACACATACCAAATGGGTTCAGATCAGCGCTGGTGAGATCGTCAGTTTCCGCACCTTCATGACCGGAGAGCTTTTTTCTTTGCTTGGCACACAATCTGTTCTGCGCCATAGCGTTGACAGTGATAGCTGGTCAGACGCCGCGTTTCAGGACGCGGTTGAGGATGCAATGGGATCACCGCAACAAGTCGCCAGCAGATTGTTCGGGATAAGAGCCGACGGACTGGTTAACGGCCTTGGCCAAGGCGAAGCGCGCGCGCGGCTATTGGGTTACTTGGTCGGGATGGAGCTGGCCGGCGCCCGCGGTTACTGGCTCGGCCAAGATCTGGCGTTGATCGGAGCACCCGATCTAGTCAAACTCTATGGCGACCCGTTGGCGCAACAAGGAACGCCAAGCCGCGCATTCGGCGGAGATGAGATGGTATTGGCCGGCCTAAAAACAGCGTACGAAACCCTGAACCAAGACCCGTAA
- the hpaR gene encoding homoprotocatechuate degradation operon regulator HpaR translates to MRRTNRSLPIALLRAREAVMGPLREMLADSPVNEQKWRVLRVLDDGGPADQNTIAQQACLLLPSLTRILQVMEEDGLISRRADQSDRRRSIVTIEAAGRKVLECHGERAALLVEQLRAQYGEDKFEKLLDLLEDLQALNAKS, encoded by the coding sequence TTGCGCCGCACGAACCGGTCCCTTCCGATCGCTCTTTTACGTGCGCGCGAGGCTGTTATGGGGCCTCTGCGCGAAATGTTGGCCGACAGCCCCGTGAATGAACAGAAGTGGCGGGTGCTACGTGTTCTTGATGACGGCGGACCAGCGGATCAAAACACCATCGCCCAGCAGGCATGCCTGCTGTTGCCTAGCCTCACGCGCATCTTGCAGGTGATGGAAGAAGACGGGTTGATCTCACGGCGCGCTGACCAGAGTGACCGTCGCCGCAGCATTGTCACGATCGAGGCCGCGGGGCGCAAGGTGCTGGAGTGTCACGGAGAAAGAGCGGCCCTGCTGGTTGAGCAACTGCGCGCGCAGTACGGTGAGGACAAATTCGAGAAGCTTCTTGATCTGCTTGAAGATTTGCAAGCGTTGAACGCAAAGAGCTAG
- a CDS encoding Tex family protein, with the protein MTLATDRIARTIAEDIGARVEQVNATVSLLDGGDTVPFVARYRKEATGGLDDTQLRKLAERLEYLRDLEKRRASILGEITSQGKLTDALARSIAAADTKSVLEDLYLPFKPKRRTKAMIARENGLEALLRAIMENRNADPVTLAESYLGEAVPTTKEALNGARDILVEELGENAALLGRLREFMQQEALITARVTAGKEEIGAKFSDYFDHSEKWSAIPSHRALAILRAAKEEIVTVNIAPEPEAGLPRVHAIIGSEIGIAGQGAGDVWLQGVAVWAWSVKLSLSMFMDLMTDLRRRAHDAAIDVFARNLRDLLLAAPAGARATLGLDPGIRTGCKIAVVDETGKLLDTATIYPFQPKNDLRGAEETLNQMIHRHGIALIAIGNGTASRESERLVADVIKRLPAGTQRPTPVIVSEAGASVYSASELASQEFPDIDVSLRGAVSIARRLQDPLAELVKIEPQAIGVGQYQHDVDQRRLAQSLAAVVEDAVNAVGVDLNMASAPLLSHIAGLGPSLAQAVVSHRDINGPFASRKALLKVAGLGPKAYEQCAGFLRINNGTEPLDASSVHPEAYGVARKIVQACGRDIRAIMGDSSALSGLRAEQFVDKSFGLPTVRDILAELEKPGRDPRPTFKTATFAEGIDSITDLKPGMSLEGTVTNVAAFGAFVDVGVHQDGLVHVSQLADRFVKDPHEVVKAGDVVRVRVTEVDVPRKRIGLSMRKDGGAASSPRSDAPQKPKQTRTPKSASAKPARSESQGAFGSALADAMKRTKGGG; encoded by the coding sequence ATGACCCTTGCTACAGACCGTATTGCCCGAACCATAGCCGAAGACATCGGCGCGCGGGTGGAGCAGGTGAATGCCACGGTTTCCCTTCTTGATGGTGGGGATACAGTGCCATTTGTCGCGCGTTACCGCAAAGAAGCGACAGGAGGGCTTGATGATACCCAATTGCGCAAACTGGCAGAGCGGCTGGAATATCTGCGTGATCTGGAAAAACGACGTGCGAGTATTCTGGGTGAGATCACCTCGCAAGGTAAACTGACAGATGCGCTGGCGCGTTCAATCGCGGCCGCTGATACGAAATCCGTTCTCGAAGACCTATACCTGCCGTTCAAGCCAAAGCGTCGCACGAAAGCAATGATCGCCCGTGAAAATGGACTGGAAGCACTGTTGCGCGCCATTATGGAAAACCGCAACGCCGACCCTGTCACGCTGGCCGAAAGCTATCTTGGCGAAGCGGTGCCCACCACCAAAGAGGCGTTGAATGGCGCGCGCGATATTCTGGTAGAGGAACTGGGTGAAAACGCAGCACTGCTGGGTCGTCTGCGGGAATTCATGCAGCAAGAGGCACTGATTACCGCGCGTGTGACCGCTGGCAAAGAAGAGATTGGGGCGAAATTCTCGGACTATTTCGATCACAGTGAAAAGTGGTCCGCGATCCCGTCACATCGCGCTTTGGCGATTCTACGTGCGGCGAAAGAAGAGATCGTGACCGTGAACATCGCACCTGAACCAGAGGCCGGTTTGCCGCGCGTCCACGCCATCATCGGGTCCGAAATTGGTATCGCGGGGCAGGGCGCTGGCGATGTCTGGCTGCAGGGGGTCGCGGTTTGGGCGTGGAGCGTTAAACTCAGCCTTTCGATGTTCATGGATCTGATGACTGATCTTCGTCGACGCGCCCATGATGCGGCGATTGATGTCTTTGCGCGGAATTTGCGCGATTTGCTGTTGGCCGCACCTGCAGGGGCGCGGGCCACCTTGGGTCTAGATCCCGGCATCCGCACGGGATGCAAGATTGCCGTTGTGGATGAGACAGGAAAGCTGCTTGATACCGCGACGATATATCCGTTCCAGCCCAAGAATGATCTGCGCGGCGCCGAAGAAACTCTCAACCAGATGATCCACCGGCATGGCATTGCGCTGATCGCCATTGGCAACGGTACAGCCAGTCGTGAATCCGAGCGGTTGGTTGCAGATGTCATCAAGAGGCTACCCGCAGGCACGCAGCGTCCCACGCCTGTCATCGTCTCGGAAGCTGGCGCATCTGTCTATTCGGCGTCCGAGCTTGCCTCGCAGGAATTTCCTGACATTGACGTGTCCTTGCGCGGTGCAGTTTCGATTGCGCGACGTTTGCAGGATCCGTTGGCCGAACTGGTCAAGATCGAGCCGCAGGCGATTGGCGTGGGCCAGTATCAGCATGACGTGGACCAGCGCCGTCTTGCGCAGTCCCTTGCGGCTGTTGTCGAGGATGCAGTGAACGCGGTTGGCGTTGATCTGAACATGGCCTCGGCGCCGCTGTTGTCGCATATCGCGGGCCTTGGGCCATCGCTTGCACAGGCTGTAGTTTCGCACCGCGATATCAATGGCCCATTCGCGAGCCGCAAGGCGCTGCTCAAAGTGGCGGGTCTTGGCCCCAAAGCCTATGAGCAATGCGCGGGCTTTTTGCGGATCAATAACGGGACCGAACCCTTGGATGCCTCCTCGGTGCATCCCGAAGCTTATGGTGTGGCGCGGAAAATTGTGCAGGCTTGCGGTCGGGATATCCGCGCAATCATGGGGGATAGTAGCGCGTTGTCAGGTCTGCGTGCTGAGCAATTCGTTGATAAAAGCTTTGGCTTGCCGACAGTGCGCGATATTCTGGCAGAACTTGAAAAGCCAGGTCGGGACCCGCGCCCGACGTTCAAGACTGCTACATTCGCGGAAGGGATCGACAGCATCACCGACCTTAAACCGGGAATGTCGCTGGAAGGGACTGTCACCAATGTGGCGGCTTTCGGCGCATTCGTGGACGTTGGCGTGCATCAGGACGGGCTTGTCCATGTCAGCCAGTTAGCTGACCGGTTTGTCAAAGATCCGCATGAAGTTGTGAAGGCCGGCGATGTTGTGCGTGTCCGGGTTACCGAAGTTGATGTGCCGCGCAAGCGGATCGGGTTGAGCATGCGCAAGGATGGGGGCGCCGCTTCTTCTCCGCGAAGCGATGCGCCGCAGAAGCCCAAACAAACCCGAACGCCAAAATCCGCTAGCGCGAAACCAGCGCGGTCTGAAAGTCAGGGCGCTTTCGGATCAGCCTTGGCTGATGCGATGAAGCGCACGAAAGGCGGCGGCTGA